One Deltaproteobacteria bacterium DNA segment encodes these proteins:
- a CDS encoding response regulator transcription factor — translation MRVLLVEDDMKISSFIGKGLKEAGYAVDYSHDGEDGLHMALSEPYDAAIIDIMLPKLDGLTLIEELRRQKKTTPVLILSAKRSVSDRVRGLQQGGDDYLTKPFAFAELLARLQALIRRATGKAEPTSLEVADLCLDLLSREVRRAGEKIDLQPLEFSLLEYLMRNAGKVVSKTMIMEHVWDYNFDPHTNVVEVRICRLRDKIDKGFASKLIHTVYGVGYVLKEDK, via the coding sequence ATGCGTGTACTGCTGGTTGAAGATGATATGAAGATTTCCTCTTTCATTGGCAAGGGGTTGAAAGAGGCGGGGTATGCGGTGGACTATTCCCATGATGGTGAGGATGGCCTGCACATGGCTCTCTCTGAACCTTACGACGCGGCAATCATAGACATCATGCTGCCGAAGCTTGACGGTTTGACTCTTATTGAAGAGCTCCGCAGACAGAAAAAAACCACGCCAGTACTCATTCTGAGCGCCAAACGCTCGGTAAGCGATCGAGTGAGGGGTCTGCAGCAGGGCGGAGACGATTACCTCACCAAACCCTTTGCCTTTGCCGAGCTGCTCGCCCGGTTGCAGGCCCTTATCCGCAGGGCTACAGGCAAGGCGGAGCCCACTAGCCTGGAGGTGGCTGACCTTTGTCTAGATCTCCTCTCACGTGAAGTTAGGCGAGCAGGAGAAAAAATCGATCTGCAGCCCCTGGAGTTTTCTTTGCTGGAATACCTCATGCGCAACGCGGGAAAGGTAGTGTCCAAAACCATGATCATGGAACACGTCTGGGACTACAACTTCGATCCACATACCAATGTTGTGGAAGTGCGAATCTGCAGACTGCGTGACAAGATCGACAAGGGATTTGCCAGCAAGCTCATTCACACCGTCTACGGGGTAGGGTATGTTCTCAAAGAAGATAAGTAG
- a CDS encoding DUF4390 domain-containing protein: MKRTTLFSFLFFFTVSASVVSASSRQPEHILVFASNGAVLVRVGLGDDLCARIQHSTMDGIPVNVAISVVFSRIRSLWLDEKLTEVTIQRTLKYDLTRKNYVVLDDNSSQALLTTPSFTEAMHVLFSVEHLKLAPTTKLHKGEHYQIRARAEVTKKGIPPILRPLLTIFPRYSCKTDWYVLDFSN; this comes from the coding sequence ATGAAAAGGACAACCCTTTTTTCCTTCCTCTTCTTTTTCACAGTGTCAGCAAGTGTGGTGAGTGCCAGCAGTAGGCAACCGGAGCATATCCTTGTTTTCGCCAGCAATGGGGCTGTTCTGGTGAGAGTGGGGCTGGGAGACGACCTCTGCGCTAGAATACAGCACAGCACCATGGACGGCATTCCGGTAAATGTTGCTATCTCCGTGGTCTTTTCTCGAATACGTTCGCTATGGCTCGACGAGAAACTGACTGAAGTAACAATCCAGCGAACGTTGAAATACGACCTTACCAGGAAAAACTATGTGGTGTTGGATGACAACAGTTCGCAGGCGCTCCTGACCACGCCCTCCTTTACTGAGGCCATGCACGTGCTCTTCTCTGTGGAGCACCTGAAATTGGCTCCCACCACAAAGCTTCATAAGGGTGAGCATTACCAGATACGGGCCCGCGCTGAGGTGACGAAAAAAGGGATTCCTCCGATTTTGAGGCCGCTACTTACTATTTTCCCTCGCTACTCCTGCAAAACTGATTGGTACGTGCTGGACTTTTCTAATTAG